A genomic segment from Paramixta manurensis encodes:
- the hutU gene encoding urocanate hydratase: MSESVSKAVSRVVRAPHGSELHCENWLIEAAYRMIQNNLDPDVAERPEDLVVYGGIGKAARNWECFEQILRSLRALKPEETLLVQSGKPVGVFRTHADAPRVLIANSNLVPHWATWDHFHELDKAGLMMYGQMTAGSWIYIGAQGIVQGTFETFAEAGRQHYNSDLSGKWILTAGLGGMGGAQPLAGVLAGASVLAIECQESRIDFRLRTRYLDYKAYTLDEALKIIDDANKEKRAISVGLLGNAAEILPEMVKRAKAGGMKPDIVTDQTSAHDPVNGYLPIGWTLDQWVNTRREDPKSVEKAARAAMAVHVQAMLDFCHMGIPTVDYGNNIRQVAKEEGVSNAFDFPGFVPAYIRPLFCEGKGPFRWVALSGDPEDIYKTDAKLKELFPDNKNLHRWLDMAQERIAFQGLPARICWLGLGERHLAGLAFNEMVRNGELKAPIVIGRDHLDCGSVASPNRETEAMKDGSDAVSDWPLLNALLNTAGGATWVSLHHGGGVGMGFSQHAGVVIVCDGTKEADARLGRVLWNDPATGVMRHADAGYEIAKTCATQHELNLPMIK; the protein is encoded by the coding sequence ATGAGTGAATCCGTAAGCAAAGCCGTTTCCCGCGTGGTACGTGCGCCGCACGGCAGTGAGTTGCATTGTGAAAACTGGCTGATTGAAGCCGCTTACCGCATGATCCAGAACAACCTCGATCCGGATGTCGCCGAACGCCCGGAAGACCTGGTGGTGTACGGCGGTATTGGTAAAGCCGCGCGCAATTGGGAGTGCTTTGAACAGATCCTACGTTCGCTGCGCGCGCTGAAACCGGAAGAGACGCTGCTGGTACAATCCGGCAAACCGGTTGGCGTGTTCCGTACCCATGCTGACGCGCCGCGCGTATTGATTGCTAACTCCAACCTGGTGCCACATTGGGCGACCTGGGACCATTTCCACGAACTGGATAAAGCCGGTTTGATGATGTATGGCCAGATGACCGCCGGTTCGTGGATTTATATTGGTGCGCAAGGCATCGTACAGGGTACCTTTGAAACCTTCGCTGAAGCCGGTCGCCAGCACTATAACAGTGACCTGAGCGGCAAATGGATTCTGACCGCCGGTCTGGGCGGAATGGGTGGCGCGCAGCCGCTGGCAGGTGTGTTGGCTGGCGCGTCGGTGCTGGCTATCGAGTGCCAGGAGTCACGTATCGATTTTCGTCTACGTACCCGTTATCTCGACTACAAAGCCTATACCCTCGATGAAGCGCTAAAAATTATTGACGATGCCAATAAAGAAAAACGCGCCATCTCAGTTGGTTTGCTGGGTAACGCGGCGGAAATTCTGCCTGAAATGGTCAAACGCGCCAAAGCGGGCGGCATGAAGCCCGATATCGTGACCGACCAAACCTCGGCGCACGACCCGGTGAACGGTTATCTGCCGATTGGCTGGACACTGGATCAGTGGGTCAATACCCGTCGTGAAGATCCGAAGTCAGTAGAAAAAGCCGCGCGCGCCGCGATGGCGGTTCATGTGCAGGCGATGCTGGATTTCTGCCATATGGGTATTCCAACCGTGGATTACGGTAACAATATTCGTCAGGTGGCAAAAGAAGAAGGCGTAAGTAACGCGTTCGATTTCCCCGGTTTTGTACCGGCTTACATCCGCCCGCTGTTCTGTGAAGGTAAAGGCCCGTTCCGCTGGGTGGCGCTGTCCGGCGACCCGGAAGATATTTATAAAACCGATGCCAAACTGAAAGAGCTGTTCCCGGATAACAAAAACCTGCATCGCTGGCTGGATATGGCGCAAGAACGTATCGCTTTCCAGGGGTTACCGGCACGTATTTGCTGGCTGGGCCTCGGCGAACGTCACCTGGCCGGGCTGGCATTTAATGAGATGGTCCGCAATGGCGAGTTGAAAGCGCCCATTGTTATTGGGCGTGACCATTTAGACTGCGGTTCAGTTGCCTCGCCTAACCGTGAAACGGAAGCGATGAAGGATGGCTCCGATGCGGTTTCCGACTGGCCACTGCTGAACGCGTTGCTGAATACCGCAGGCGGCGCGACGTGGGTGAGCCTGCACCACGGCGGTGGCGTCGGTATGGGCTTCTCGCAACATGCCGGGGTGGTGATCGTCTGTGATGGCACCAAAGAAGCCGATGCGCGTCTGGGCCGCGTGCTGTGGAATGATCCAGCCACTGGCGTAATGCGCCATGCCGATGCCGGGTACGAGATTGCGAAAACCTGCGCCACTCAGCATGAACTGAATTTGCCGATGATCAAATAA
- the hutH gene encoding histidine ammonia-lyase — protein sequence MSLSTQVCRLTPGEVDLAMLKAIYQGGVTLALDPQARHDVLTARETVEAIVNAGKVVYGINTGFGKLAQTSIPAERLAELQRNLVLSHSVGLGNLLPDNVVRLVMATKVISLARGHSGIRIELVDALIALFNAGVMPCIPEKGSVGASGDLAPLAHLSLMLIGEGEVRVGGEKISAVEGLKRAGLAPFILGPKEGLALLNGTQVSTALALRGLFEAEKVFAAGLVAGALSLEAIKGSVKPFDARIHQARGQQGQIAVAAAVSHLLEGSEILTSHANCGRVQDPYSIRCVPQVMGACLDNLNHAARVLQIEANAASDNPLVFSDSGEVISGGNFHAEPVAFAADIIALAVAEIGAISERRLALLLDTGLSGLPPFLVNDGGVNSGFMIAQVTAAALASENKSLAHPGSVDSLPTSANQEDHVSMATYAARRLGEMCFNTAAVVGIEAMAAAQGIDFHRPLQSSPLLEQELVQLRQHVAFLEKDRLMAPDIEQMRLWASRDSWPQAIANLLPGSAV from the coding sequence TAAAGCTATCTATCAGGGTGGCGTAACGTTGGCGCTGGATCCGCAGGCGCGCCATGATGTGTTAACAGCACGTGAAACGGTAGAAGCCATTGTCAATGCCGGTAAGGTGGTGTATGGCATTAACACCGGTTTCGGCAAATTGGCACAAACCTCTATTCCGGCGGAACGTTTGGCGGAATTACAGCGGAACCTGGTGCTATCCCATAGCGTCGGTTTAGGTAACTTGCTGCCGGACAACGTGGTGCGTCTGGTGATGGCAACCAAAGTTATTAGCCTGGCGCGCGGCCATTCCGGTATTCGTATTGAACTGGTGGACGCGCTGATTGCGCTGTTTAATGCCGGTGTGATGCCCTGCATCCCGGAAAAAGGCTCGGTTGGCGCCTCCGGCGATCTGGCCCCGCTGGCTCACCTGTCGTTGATGTTGATTGGCGAAGGTGAAGTACGGGTTGGCGGCGAAAAAATTTCCGCCGTAGAAGGGTTGAAACGGGCCGGTCTGGCACCGTTCATCCTTGGGCCGAAAGAGGGGTTGGCCCTGCTCAATGGCACGCAGGTTTCTACCGCGTTGGCGCTACGCGGTCTGTTCGAGGCGGAAAAAGTGTTCGCTGCCGGGCTGGTCGCTGGCGCGTTGTCGCTGGAAGCGATTAAGGGCTCGGTAAAACCGTTCGATGCGCGGATCCATCAGGCCCGTGGGCAGCAAGGTCAAATCGCCGTTGCTGCCGCGGTAAGCCACCTGCTGGAAGGGAGCGAAATTCTGACCTCGCATGCCAACTGTGGCCGGGTACAAGATCCCTACTCGATTCGTTGCGTGCCGCAGGTTATGGGCGCCTGCCTTGATAACCTGAACCACGCCGCACGCGTATTGCAGATTGAAGCCAATGCCGCGTCCGATAATCCACTGGTGTTTTCTGATAGCGGCGAGGTGATTTCCGGCGGTAATTTCCATGCTGAGCCCGTCGCTTTCGCCGCCGACATTATCGCCCTCGCGGTGGCCGAGATCGGCGCGATTTCTGAACGTCGCCTGGCGCTGTTGCTGGATACCGGCCTTTCCGGATTACCGCCGTTCCTGGTCAACGATGGCGGCGTCAACTCCGGCTTTATGATTGCACAGGTGACCGCCGCCGCGCTGGCCTCAGAAAATAAATCGCTGGCGCATCCCGGCAGCGTTGACAGCCTCCCGACTTCCGCCAATCAGGAAGATCACGTTTCGATGGCGACCTATGCCGCCCGCCGTCTCGGCGAGATGTGCTTCAACACCGCTGCCGTGGTGGGTATTGAAGCAATGGCTGCCGCGCAGGGCATCGATTTTCATCGCCCGTTGCAAAGCTCGCCGCTACTGGAACAAGAGCTGGTTCAATTACGCCAGCACGTCGCCTTTCTGGAAAAAGACCGGCTGATGGCGCCGGATATCGAACAAATGCGTCTGTGGGCATCGCGTGATTCGTGGCCGCAGGCTATTGCCAATCTGCTGCCTGGCAGCGCCGTTTAA
- a CDS encoding alpha/beta hydrolase → MHRRQFLTGFAASIIAAKAGRVFASPYLDRPSMIKLWDGIPPGGGGPVGNLIVSPTGAQHHISTPCLTVLTPRLPQGHGVLIAAGGGYKKIETGIEAMPAAEWLVAHGYTAYILSYRLPDEGWADGAIVSLQDAQRALRIVRQREQQVSLLGFSAGGHLLGLAATRPDFHSYPAQDALDEVPANADRAALIYPIITLEKPYTHTSTHKLLVGPHASDAENAKWSVQNYVTPHSPPFFLVQAEDDPVSDPHNTLIMDTACQREHVAVEMYRYSHGGHGFGMGKPGTPTVKWPQYYADWLQR, encoded by the coding sequence ATGCATCGACGCCAATTTTTAACCGGCTTTGCCGCCTCGATTATTGCCGCAAAGGCCGGCCGGGTTTTTGCCTCACCCTACCTCGACCGCCCCTCGATGATTAAATTATGGGACGGCATTCCACCCGGTGGCGGCGGACCCGTGGGAAACCTCATCGTGTCGCCAACCGGCGCACAACATCATATTTCCACGCCATGCCTGACGGTTCTGACACCGCGTTTGCCACAGGGGCACGGTGTGTTGATCGCAGCGGGTGGCGGTTATAAGAAAATTGAAACCGGTATCGAAGCTATGCCAGCCGCCGAGTGGTTGGTTGCACACGGCTACACCGCCTATATTCTCAGTTACCGGCTTCCCGACGAAGGCTGGGCCGATGGCGCCATAGTGTCATTGCAGGATGCCCAACGCGCATTGAGAATCGTCAGGCAGCGCGAACAGCAGGTCAGCCTTTTAGGTTTTTCTGCCGGTGGCCATTTGTTAGGTTTGGCGGCTACCCGACCCGATTTCCACAGTTATCCGGCGCAGGATGCGTTAGATGAAGTACCGGCTAACGCTGACCGCGCGGCGTTGATTTACCCCATTATTACGCTGGAAAAGCCCTACACCCATACTTCCACGCATAAGCTGCTGGTTGGCCCTCATGCTTCAGACGCTGAAAACGCCAAATGGTCGGTTCAGAACTATGTTACGCCCCACTCGCCGCCGTTTTTTCTGGTACAGGCCGAAGACGATCCGGTTTCGGATCCGCACAATACTCTGATTATGGATACCGCCTGTCAGCGTGAACATGTGGCAGTTGAGATGTACCGTTATTCACACGGTGGACATGGCTTTGGAATGGGTAAACCGGGTACGCCGACGGTAAAATGGCCGCAATATTACGCCGATTGGCTGCAACGGTGA